A DNA window from Bradyrhizobium barranii subsp. barranii contains the following coding sequences:
- a CDS encoding IS256 family transposase codes for MTETTNVLAFRQPSAVDDPLTDIVRAGARDLLARAIEIEVGAFLASTANLTLPDGRARLVRHGHGPVREIATGIGPVEVARPKVRDRGASGPGDRLRFSSAILPLWARRTKSLDALIPVLYLRGISTGDFQEALSALLGKDAPNLSPSVIAGLKADWQVEYERWQRRDLSARRYVYIWADGVYLQARMEDHSECMLVLIGTTPEGKKELIGFQVGVRESAQSWRELLIDLRQRGLRIAPQLAIGDGALGFWKALDEAFPGTRHQRCWCHKVSNVLDKVAKSVQGPMKNDLRNIYLAPHRAEAETAIDVFVEKYHVKYGRAVECLIKDRHALLAFFDFPAEHWIHLRSSNPIESVFATVRHRTVRTKGSLSQQTAKLMVFKLIDAASKTWRRLKSTNQLPKVIAGVKFIDGIEVIPNTESHAA; via the coding sequence ATGACCGAGACTACCAATGTTCTTGCTTTCCGTCAGCCGTCCGCGGTTGATGATCCACTGACCGATATCGTTCGTGCCGGCGCGCGGGACCTGCTTGCCAGGGCGATCGAGATCGAGGTTGGCGCGTTTCTGGCCAGCACGGCCAATCTGACGCTGCCCGACGGTCGAGCGCGCCTGGTCCGACATGGGCACGGTCCGGTGCGCGAGATTGCGACCGGCATCGGTCCGGTGGAGGTCGCTCGTCCCAAGGTCCGCGACCGCGGAGCGAGCGGGCCAGGCGACCGCCTCCGCTTCAGTTCGGCAATCCTGCCGCTATGGGCGCGGCGGACGAAGAGCCTGGATGCCTTGATCCCGGTCCTCTATTTGCGCGGCATCTCGACCGGCGACTTCCAGGAGGCACTCTCGGCGCTGCTCGGCAAGGATGCGCCGAACCTGTCGCCTTCGGTGATCGCCGGCCTGAAGGCCGATTGGCAGGTCGAGTACGAACGCTGGCAGAGACGCGATCTGTCGGCGCGTCGCTATGTCTACATCTGGGCCGATGGCGTGTACCTGCAGGCCCGCATGGAAGATCACAGCGAATGCATGCTGGTGCTGATTGGCACCACGCCGGAAGGCAAGAAGGAGCTGATCGGCTTCCAGGTCGGCGTGCGCGAGAGCGCGCAGAGCTGGCGCGAACTCCTGATCGACCTGCGGCAACGCGGGTTACGGATTGCCCCGCAACTCGCCATCGGCGACGGCGCCCTCGGCTTCTGGAAGGCACTGGACGAGGCCTTTCCCGGCACGCGGCACCAACGATGCTGGTGCCATAAAGTGAGCAACGTACTCGACAAGGTCGCCAAATCCGTGCAGGGCCCCATGAAGAACGACCTGCGGAACATCTATCTGGCCCCACACCGGGCCGAAGCTGAAACCGCGATCGACGTCTTCGTCGAGAAATACCACGTCAAATACGGACGTGCGGTGGAGTGCCTGATCAAGGATCGCCATGCGCTGCTCGCCTTCTTCGACTTCCCTGCTGAGCACTGGATCCACCTACGCAGCTCGAACCCGATCGAGAGCGTCTTCGCCACGGTGCGCCACCGAACGGTGCGGACCAAGGGATCGCTGTCGCAACAAACTGCGAAGCTGATGGTGTTCAAGCTCATCGACGCCGCATCGAAGACCTGGCGGCGATTGAAGAGCACGAACCAGTTGCCGAAAGTCATCGCCGGTGTAAAGTTCATCGACGGAATCGAAGTCATTCC